One window from the genome of Saccharicrinis carchari encodes:
- a CDS encoding pyridoxamine 5'-phosphate oxidase family protein, translated as MSQLTKEMKEMIESQQCFHATISKDGIPNNAPKRSTRVFNDTTLIFTEGIGGRTYQNILDGSKIAVAVVNRENMDGYRFIGTPEVLTSGEIYDKTAEMSLQAGMPKPKAAILITIDEIHSLKPGPMAGKIIG; from the coding sequence ATGTCGCAACTTACAAAAGAAATGAAAGAAATGATTGAATCTCAGCAATGCTTCCATGCTACAATTAGCAAAGATGGGATTCCTAATAACGCACCAAAGCGTTCTACTCGTGTATTCAATGATACCACGTTAATTTTTACGGAAGGGATTGGCGGTAGGACATATCAGAACATTCTGGATGGTTCAAAAATTGCGGTAGCAGTTGTTAACCGTGAAAACATGGATGGATACAGGTTTATTGGAACACCTGAAGTATTGACCAGCGGAGAGATTTACGACAAAACAGCAGAAATGTCTCTTCAGGCGGGAATGCCAAAACCCAAGGCCGCAATTTTAATAACAATTGACGAAATTCATAGCCTGAAACCCGGGCCAATGGCAGGCAAGATAATAGGCTAA
- a CDS encoding aspartate dehydrogenase domain-containing protein, with protein sequence MKKYKLAIVGSGSLGSIIGKVISQDLDDKYNLLGVLSGKIENAKKLAYELGCKAYGTLNETIDDRPDYVIEAAFPDVLKDIGVKILAHGISIIPLSVGALADKEFYNKVKETALENNSRVHIPSGAVGGFDVLRGSMLMEDAEVSITTEKSPRSLNGAPLLKGRKLSEEKAEEIFSGSAKEAIEHFPENVNVAVTTAIATTGVDNTKVSVNSIPGFKSNKHTVKLSGETINVNITIETTPSEDNPKSSSLAAYSVISLLKNLVSPITF encoded by the coding sequence GTGAAGAAATATAAATTAGCCATTGTAGGTAGTGGATCGCTGGGTAGCATTATTGGAAAAGTTATTTCGCAGGATTTGGATGATAAATATAACCTATTAGGAGTATTAAGCGGAAAAATAGAAAATGCAAAGAAGTTGGCATATGAGCTGGGTTGTAAGGCATATGGTACTTTAAATGAAACAATTGACGACAGACCAGATTATGTTATCGAAGCTGCCTTTCCGGATGTGCTCAAAGATATAGGGGTTAAAATATTAGCACATGGTATTAGTATCATACCATTGTCCGTAGGAGCTCTTGCCGACAAGGAATTTTATAATAAGGTTAAAGAAACAGCATTGGAAAATAATAGTCGCGTTCACATACCATCTGGAGCAGTAGGTGGTTTTGATGTTTTACGTGGATCCATGCTAATGGAAGATGCCGAAGTAAGTATTACCACAGAAAAATCACCAAGATCATTAAATGGGGCGCCATTATTAAAGGGCAGAAAGCTTTCTGAAGAAAAAGCCGAAGAAATATTCAGTGGCTCAGCGAAGGAAGCCATAGAACATTTCCCCGAAAATGTTAATGTTGCAGTAACCACTGCCATAGCAACAACCGGTGTTGATAATACCAAAGTATCTGTTAACAGTATTCCCGGATTTAAAAGCAACAAGCATACGGTAAAACTATCAGGAGAAACAATAAATGTTAATATAACAATAGAGACTACACCGTCTGAGGACAATCCTAAATCAAGTTCACTGGCTGCTTATAGTGTAATTAGCTTACTTAAAAACTTAGTATCACCCATCACTTTTTAA
- a CDS encoding efflux RND transporter permease subunit, with translation MNLTNIALKNTRFTLIVFLILAIIGVANYFKLERDSMPPYTIRIGTVVTKFPGADARQVEALVTDPLEEVIREIAEVKTIGSESRDGISVITVELKVQVNQNQLQSVWDHLRNNVEDLKPLLPQGIMGPMIKTEDIGTVFGIILGVTGDGVPYNQLEGYAKEVREELLLLPDASKIKFGGVQDERIFIEFDDKQLSRYGLNAAKLRNIISATNILYPGGEINMGRKRISLMPSGNFNSLNDLKKILIPTSTGATVFLEDITTRIYRDYVSPRQKIVGINGKPAIALFISLKDGANIVRLGEDVDKALPRINAKLPLGVEVVRSASQDKVVEGQVNDFLINLLQSVLIVLAVMLFFMGFRLGSLVAALLPMVILSAFFFLGVLNLGFNKVSLAALIISLGLLVDNGIVMSESMMVAMGKGMSTFQAGVHSCKVLIVPLLSSTLTTSSAFLPFALAETPMGEISSPLFWVVSVTLLSSWFMAFTFIPLLALVLIKTNKSGGTKKENAVDRNMRKVNLWYNGVLYRVLKKPLLFVGIIVALFVVALSLMPLLPFKLVPDSDRNLVTVDIIFPEGTQIEYTEQAVDAIGAYILDSLLVKPEKHKGKRGVLDFSSFIGEGPEPYDLGYFKNEAVSHYAHMLLNTTGDTDNDYIIAKVDSFCFNHIPDADIRVNRLTGAGASGTPVEIRISGRNPEQLAFISDKVKSKLVTIKGTRNITDDWGPKIQKLMVQIDPDKAQRAGLTNMEIAMALNTGLSGIKIDDFRDTDERIPIYMKDRNSAEHDIATIKAFNIYSAATGQNVALAQVADVKVDWQFAKVIRKDLKRTMTVGAYLQPGYNADDIFEAIGPWMKEQKATWPNGYGYEFGGEDEDTNENLGAIFSNLPLAFFLIVMLLVMQFNSLRKTTIILLAIPLGMIGVVAGWFIGGSFVSFFGILGVIALAGIVVNNAIILIDRIDVEIAENPDVDRRDAIMLAVHNRFRPVLLTTFTTSLGMLPLYFGGGLLWEPLTLAIISGLLFATIITLFFVPVIYSLFYKVKFKAYEFKREMLEA, from the coding sequence ATGAACTTAACAAATATCGCCTTAAAAAATACGCGCTTTACGCTCATTGTTTTTTTAATATTGGCCATTATCGGTGTTGCCAATTATTTTAAACTGGAGCGCGACAGTATGCCACCTTATACCATACGCATTGGTACGGTGGTCACAAAATTTCCGGGTGCCGATGCCCGCCAGGTAGAGGCGCTGGTGACCGACCCCCTGGAAGAGGTGATACGCGAGATAGCCGAAGTAAAAACCATCGGGAGCGAATCGCGCGATGGAATATCGGTCATTACCGTAGAGCTGAAGGTTCAGGTAAACCAAAATCAACTCCAGTCCGTTTGGGATCATCTGCGGAATAATGTGGAAGACCTTAAGCCGCTGCTGCCACAGGGTATTATGGGGCCGATGATAAAAACGGAAGATATAGGTACGGTGTTCGGCATCATCCTAGGTGTTACCGGCGACGGGGTGCCTTATAACCAACTCGAAGGCTATGCCAAAGAGGTACGTGAGGAACTGTTGCTGCTACCCGATGCCTCCAAAATAAAGTTCGGTGGCGTGCAGGACGAACGTATTTTTATTGAGTTCGATGATAAACAATTGTCGCGTTACGGCTTGAATGCCGCAAAATTGCGGAATATCATCTCGGCCACCAACATACTTTATCCCGGCGGTGAGATAAATATGGGGCGCAAACGTATTTCGCTTATGCCCTCGGGTAATTTTAATTCCCTGAACGACCTGAAAAAAATATTGATACCCACATCCACAGGAGCTACCGTTTTTTTAGAAGACATTACCACGCGCATCTATCGCGATTATGTATCGCCGCGCCAAAAAATTGTGGGTATCAACGGTAAGCCGGCCATCGCACTTTTTATTTCACTTAAAGACGGGGCTAATATTGTGCGCCTGGGTGAAGATGTGGACAAGGCGCTGCCCCGCATCAACGCTAAACTACCCTTAGGGGTGGAGGTGGTGAGGTCAGCCTCTCAGGATAAGGTAGTTGAAGGTCAGGTAAACGATTTTTTGATCAACCTGCTGCAAAGTGTGCTTATTGTGCTGGCCGTCATGTTGTTTTTCATGGGTTTCCGGCTGGGTTCATTGGTGGCCGCTTTGTTACCCATGGTCATCCTCTCCGCTTTTTTCTTTTTGGGCGTGCTCAATTTGGGATTCAACAAAGTATCGCTGGCGGCCCTCATCATATCGCTGGGACTATTGGTGGATAACGGGATTGTTATGTCCGAATCCATGATGGTGGCCATGGGCAAGGGGATGAGCACCTTTCAGGCGGGTGTACACTCTTGCAAGGTGTTGATCGTACCGCTGCTTAGCTCAACCCTGACCACCTCGTCGGCATTTTTGCCTTTTGCATTGGCCGAAACACCCATGGGCGAAATATCGTCGCCTCTGTTTTGGGTGGTCAGCGTTACCTTGCTTAGTTCATGGTTTATGGCTTTCACCTTTATCCCGCTGCTGGCGCTGGTACTTATAAAAACAAATAAATCCGGTGGTACAAAAAAGGAGAATGCCGTCGACCGGAATATGCGCAAAGTAAACTTATGGTACAATGGTGTGCTCTATCGGGTTTTAAAAAAACCGCTTTTATTTGTTGGAATTATTGTGGCACTATTCGTAGTAGCCTTGTCGCTTATGCCATTGCTTCCGTTTAAGCTGGTGCCTGATAGTGACCGTAACCTGGTAACGGTGGATATCATATTCCCCGAAGGCACGCAGATTGAATATACCGAGCAAGCAGTAGATGCCATCGGTGCTTATATCTTGGATTCGTTGCTGGTAAAACCCGAAAAACATAAAGGCAAGCGCGGCGTGCTCGACTTTTCGTCATTCATTGGCGAAGGCCCGGAACCCTATGATTTGGGCTATTTTAAAAATGAAGCTGTATCGCATTATGCACACATGCTGCTTAACACCACCGGCGATACCGATAACGATTACATCATTGCGAAGGTAGATAGTTTCTGTTTTAACCATATTCCTGATGCCGATATCCGCGTGAACCGCCTTACGGGTGCAGGCGCATCGGGCACGCCCGTCGAAATACGTATTTCGGGCCGTAATCCCGAGCAGCTGGCTTTCATTTCCGATAAAGTGAAAAGTAAACTGGTGACCATCAAAGGAACCAGAAATATTACCGATGACTGGGGGCCGAAAATACAAAAACTGATGGTGCAGATAGATCCTGACAAAGCGCAACGTGCCGGACTTACCAATATGGAGATTGCTATGGCATTGAACACGGGATTGTCAGGTATTAAAATTGATGATTTCCGCGATACAGACGAACGCATTCCCATTTATATGAAGGACAGGAACAGCGCCGAACACGACATTGCTACCATCAAGGCATTTAATATCTACTCGGCTGCAACCGGCCAAAACGTAGCGCTTGCTCAGGTGGCCGATGTAAAGGTTGATTGGCAGTTTGCCAAGGTCATACGTAAAGATTTAAAACGAACCATGACGGTGGGTGCTTACCTGCAACCGGGATACAATGCCGACGACATTTTTGAAGCCATCGGGCCATGGATGAAAGAACAAAAGGCCACGTGGCCCAATGGCTACGGATATGAATTTGGGGGTGAAGATGAAGATACCAACGAAAATCTGGGCGCTATCTTCTCAAATTTGCCACTGGCATTTTTCCTAATCGTAATGTTGCTAGTGATGCAGTTTAACTCCTTACGCAAGACGACCATTATTTTGTTGGCCATACCTCTGGGCATGATAGGTGTGGTGGCGGGTTGGTTTATCGGCGGATCGTTCGTGAGCTTCTTTGGCATACTGGGCGTTATTGCCCTGGCCGGCATTGTGGTGAACAATGCTATTATACTCATCGACCGCATTGATGTGGAGATCGCCGAGAACCCTGACGTGGATCGCCGCGATGCTATTATGTTGGCCGTACATAATCGTTTCCGCCCGGTGCTGCTTACTACTTTCACCACCTCATTGGGTATGTTGCCACTGTATTTTGGTGGCGGATTGCTGTGGGAACCCCTTACGCTGGCCATCATATCGGGACTGTTGTTTGCCACCATTATCACGCTGTTTTTTGTGCCCGTTATTTATAGTCTGTTTTATAAGGTGAAATTTAAGGCGTATGAATTTAAACGAGAAATGTTAGAGGCTTGA
- a CDS encoding efflux RND transporter periplasmic adaptor subunit, whose translation MKTYLIILCALLLTACGGKQETEEQIRPVFYQVVGKGSVNEVRSFAGISQASKQAKLSFRVGGNIEAIAVELGDSVKKGQVIARLDSTDYHINYSKAVMSQKNAQVQLIAARSAYQRIENLYVGNNASLSDYERAKAQYESAVAMASTADAQVRAAKNQLDYTILLAPYDGSITAIMAGENEMTGAGHPVVAFSSTNHMEVRTAVPENVIGQVKSGQGVTVSFGTLADRVFNGTVSEVGTGTGMASTYPVIVRLSEPTDQLLPGMTGTVHIPLDTQTNSKRTVIIPTDAVSHSDDKDFVYLARKDAASDGYMVARQDVITGELTPDGYGILEGLSTGDIVITAGLSALYEGRKVKLIDDNE comes from the coding sequence ATGAAAACATATCTTATCATTTTATGCGCTCTGCTACTAACGGCTTGCGGAGGTAAACAAGAAACTGAGGAACAGATACGCCCGGTTTTTTATCAGGTTGTCGGAAAGGGTTCGGTAAACGAGGTACGTTCCTTTGCCGGTATTTCGCAAGCCAGCAAGCAAGCAAAACTGAGCTTTAGGGTAGGGGGCAACATCGAAGCGATAGCCGTTGAACTGGGCGACAGTGTAAAAAAAGGCCAGGTGATTGCGCGTTTGGACAGCACTGACTACCATATTAATTATAGCAAAGCCGTTATGTCGCAAAAAAATGCGCAAGTGCAACTGATAGCGGCCAGGTCGGCATACCAAAGGATTGAGAACCTGTATGTCGGTAATAATGCTTCGCTCAGCGATTACGAAAGGGCCAAGGCACAGTACGAGTCGGCGGTGGCCATGGCCAGCACAGCCGATGCGCAGGTACGTGCCGCCAAGAACCAGCTGGATTACACTATTCTCTTAGCGCCTTACGATGGTTCCATAACGGCCATCATGGCCGGTGAAAACGAGATGACCGGAGCCGGGCATCCTGTTGTGGCGTTTTCTTCCACAAATCATATGGAGGTGAGGACGGCCGTGCCCGAAAATGTAATCGGGCAGGTGAAAAGCGGACAGGGGGTGACAGTAAGCTTTGGCACATTGGCCGACAGGGTGTTTAACGGAACTGTGTCGGAGGTAGGCACAGGTACAGGCATGGCTTCCACTTATCCGGTAATAGTCAGACTTTCGGAGCCGACGGATCAACTGCTTCCGGGCATGACAGGAACGGTCCATATCCCTTTGGATACACAAACTAACAGCAAGAGAACCGTGATAATACCTACCGATGCGGTGAGCCATTCCGATGACAAAGATTTTGTTTATCTGGCTCGAAAGGATGCAGCATCAGATGGGTATATGGTCGCCAGGCAGGATGTTATCACCGGAGAGCTGACTCCTGATGGATACGGTATTCTGGAAGGCCTTTCAACAGGCGACATTGTGATTACGGCCGGCCTTAGCGCTTTGTACGAAGGGCGGAAGGTGAAGCTTATCGATGATAATGAATGA
- a CDS encoding TolC family protein has protein sequence MKTIRTILIVITVSLTVPIAVLAQKPFTVGIVKDASGNEFEALSNEVKSEIEALLSARDGVRFKELNAQWKPGKVDENIQAFLNDAEVDIVLTLGLLSSEAAARLNDYRKPVIAGTILDRTFQALPLQPDNSSGISNFSYIESWVRFKSDMLEFARMFQISHLTVVVPKPLYEEFKDIKGFLTEDALPFELSFVTAEEGGDPFSKMPENTDAAMLFPLVQHKRKEIQAFFTELNQSGIPSLALAGTDYLEQGATLTLTPHLSFQQMARQVALCVLKVSEGTNLMDIPVAMDGMNDKVARTPVINMQSLRQMNKFLQWWAMANAIVMNVAEMPGEELSLRQAIARALENNLQGKIADQDLLIAQKDVRIARSNVLPQIEVSGSGVQLSRNLVEASMGQRGEFTITGSASLKQVIWSEAAFANIAIKKLAAETARQYNRQTMLNIVSDVSKAYISLLFAKSKLQISNDNVYATLQNLEMAKAKEKSGEGGISDVNRWTSELNLNKMTLNDAQAKYRAAMYQLNQLLNYPIANNIATADSINVDGTVVPDHDLLSLFFESPELTEKYADFLIEGMQNWSPELQQLHTAGSMVDRKRAMNIRQMFIPELALFGGADQAFVRDGTISNPQLPIPPPPDDITWNIGLRLSLPIFTGGRKSTEVKRSAIEQDKITWQKEELLGTLEQGIRANVQLLKASYRELDLSQNAAQAAADNLQVVRDAYSQGMATVVQLIDAQNMMVKTQLMAQSSYYQYVLDHIHTQRLYGRFIFLEDEEEQNAYVQELREKSPSEIIGAGSPAPPKGERKKQLR, from the coding sequence ATGAAAACAATTCGTACCATATTAATTGTGATAACAGTTTCACTAACTGTTCCCATTGCTGTCTTGGCGCAAAAACCGTTTACGGTGGGTATTGTGAAGGATGCCTCCGGTAATGAGTTTGAAGCGCTCAGCAACGAGGTGAAATCAGAAATTGAAGCCTTGCTCTCCGCCCGGGATGGGGTGCGTTTTAAGGAGCTCAATGCGCAATGGAAACCCGGCAAGGTGGATGAGAATATACAGGCTTTTTTAAATGATGCCGAGGTAGACATCGTGCTTACCCTTGGTCTGCTATCCTCAGAGGCAGCCGCCCGTTTGAACGATTACCGTAAACCCGTTATTGCGGGCACTATCCTCGACCGTACTTTTCAGGCTTTGCCCTTGCAGCCGGATAATAGCAGTGGTATTTCCAACTTTAGTTATATCGAATCGTGGGTACGTTTTAAAAGTGATATGTTGGAATTTGCCCGGATGTTCCAGATCAGCCATCTGACCGTTGTGGTGCCAAAGCCATTGTATGAAGAGTTTAAGGATATCAAGGGCTTCCTGACCGAAGATGCTTTGCCTTTTGAACTATCGTTTGTTACGGCAGAGGAAGGGGGCGACCCTTTTTCCAAGATGCCTGAAAATACCGATGCGGCCATGTTATTTCCTTTGGTTCAGCACAAGCGGAAAGAGATTCAAGCTTTTTTTACCGAATTGAACCAAAGCGGTATTCCGTCGCTGGCATTGGCCGGAACCGACTATCTGGAGCAGGGAGCCACCCTTACCCTTACCCCACATTTAAGCTTTCAGCAAATGGCACGGCAGGTAGCCTTGTGCGTATTAAAGGTAAGCGAAGGCACTAATTTGATGGATATACCGGTGGCGATGGATGGTATGAATGACAAAGTAGCACGTACTCCGGTTATAAATATGCAGAGTCTCAGGCAGATGAACAAATTTCTCCAATGGTGGGCCATGGCCAATGCCATAGTGATGAACGTGGCAGAGATGCCCGGTGAAGAGCTGAGCTTGCGGCAGGCCATTGCCCGGGCATTGGAGAACAACCTGCAAGGTAAAATAGCTGATCAGGATTTGTTGATAGCGCAAAAAGATGTACGCATCGCCCGTTCCAATGTATTGCCTCAAATAGAGGTTTCGGGTAGCGGTGTTCAACTGAGCCGGAATCTGGTGGAAGCCTCCATGGGGCAAAGGGGCGAGTTCACCATCACCGGCTCGGCATCGCTTAAGCAGGTGATCTGGTCGGAGGCCGCCTTTGCTAATATTGCCATTAAAAAACTGGCTGCCGAAACAGCACGCCAGTACAATAGGCAAACCATGCTCAATATCGTGTCCGACGTATCCAAGGCCTATATTTCGCTGCTGTTTGCCAAAAGTAAGTTGCAAATAAGCAACGACAATGTATATGCTACTCTGCAAAATCTTGAGATGGCCAAAGCAAAGGAGAAGAGCGGCGAAGGGGGTATATCGGATGTAAATAGATGGACCAGTGAGCTTAATTTAAATAAAATGACGCTGAACGATGCACAGGCTAAATACAGGGCGGCCATGTATCAGCTTAATCAATTGCTGAATTATCCCATTGCCAACAACATTGCCACCGCCGATTCAATCAATGTGGATGGAACGGTGGTGCCCGACCACGATTTGCTGTCCCTGTTTTTCGAGAGCCCGGAACTCACGGAAAAGTATGCTGATTTTTTGATTGAAGGCATGCAAAACTGGTCGCCCGAGTTACAACAGCTGCACACGGCGGGTAGTATGGTGGATAGAAAAAGAGCCATGAACATTCGGCAAATGTTCATCCCCGAATTGGCATTATTTGGTGGCGCCGATCAGGCTTTTGTACGCGATGGAACCATCAGCAACCCGCAGCTCCCCATTCCTCCGCCGCCCGACGATATCACCTGGAACATAGGGCTACGCCTGAGTCTGCCCATATTTACGGGAGGCCGTAAAAGCACCGAGGTCAAACGCTCCGCCATTGAACAGGACAAAATTACCTGGCAAAAGGAGGAGTTGCTCGGTACCCTGGAACAGGGCATACGAGCCAATGTGCAATTGCTCAAAGCTTCGTACCGCGAATTGGACCTCTCGCAAAATGCTGCACAGGCAGCTGCGGATAACCTGCAGGTGGTGCGCGATGCCTATTCGCAAGGAATGGCGACCGTAGTGCAGCTTATCGATGCACAAAATATGATGGTAAAAACACAGCTTATGGCACAGAGCTCCTATTATCAGTATGTACTGGATCATATCCATACCCAACGTTTATACGGGCGTTTTATATTTTTGGAAGATGAGGAAGAACAAAATGCTTATGTGCAGGAATTGAGAGAAAAAAGCCCCTCCGAAATCATCGGAGCAGGCTCTCCGGCTCCCCCAAAGGGGGAGAGAAAGAAGCAGTTACGATGA
- a CDS encoding DUF2147 domain-containing protein — translation MQINKTSVTILMLLFLLQMRVNSQKQGDDLLGRYRLPNQLEIEIYPKTDSEGMKVYEGKIVALNNFEKGQIKDENNPDRGERHKQLLGKVIVKGLQYNSTIAQWTDGSMYAPEKGITVNLKVKSVSDTAAIAEASKLFFSKTVTWKKSNPSVELQRDNQ, via the coding sequence ATGCAAATCAATAAAACATCTGTAACAATTTTGATGCTGCTATTTCTGCTACAAATGAGAGTTAACAGTCAAAAGCAAGGCGATGACCTACTTGGCCGTTACCGCTTGCCCAATCAGCTCGAAATTGAAATCTATCCCAAAACCGATTCGGAAGGGATGAAAGTGTATGAAGGTAAAATCGTAGCGCTCAATAATTTTGAAAAAGGACAAATTAAAGATGAGAATAATCCGGATAGGGGAGAGCGGCATAAGCAACTCCTGGGTAAAGTAATTGTTAAAGGTTTGCAATACAATTCTACCATCGCACAATGGACCGATGGCAGCATGTACGCACCCGAAAAGGGAATAACGGTGAACCTGAAGGTGAAATCGGTAAGTGATACGGCCGCCATAGCAGAGGCTTCTAAGTTGTTTTTTTCAAAAACAGTTACATGGAAAAAAAGTAATCCGTCTGTCGAGCTCCAGAGAGATAATCAGTAG
- a CDS encoding TetR/AcrR family transcriptional regulator, with protein MLTDRQQQIIEASIELIDQKGIQGFTIKNLSKEIGISEPGIYRHFDSKVMILSTILDTFKQGMNAYHQRKQKEETVSAEEQIMEFFSMVFMMFSLNPALVSVIFAEEIFQNEPALTEKVLEIQEDNEKIIMAMLKSVALNHKLKSTDPELLTTLLFGSVRLLVRKWKMGNYDFDLADKGKTLIHTILKMLS; from the coding sequence ATGCTCACAGATAGACAGCAACAAATCATAGAAGCCTCCATTGAACTTATCGATCAAAAAGGCATACAGGGATTTACCATTAAAAACTTATCAAAAGAAATTGGTATATCGGAGCCCGGCATCTATCGTCACTTCGACAGCAAGGTAATGATATTGAGCACGATACTGGATACTTTTAAGCAGGGTATGAATGCATATCATCAACGGAAACAAAAAGAGGAAACTGTTTCGGCGGAAGAGCAAATAATGGAGTTTTTTAGTATGGTGTTTATGATGTTTAGTTTAAACCCTGCTTTGGTTTCGGTAATTTTTGCCGAGGAAATATTTCAAAACGAACCAGCGCTTACTGAAAAAGTACTTGAGATACAGGAGGACAATGAAAAAATAATAATGGCAATGCTTAAAAGTGTTGCGCTCAACCATAAATTAAAAAGTACGGATCCGGAACTACTTACCACCTTGCTGTTTGGTTCAGTGAGGCTTTTGGTGCGCAAATGGAAGATGGGTAATTACGATTTTGATTTGGCCGATAAAGGAAAAACGCTGATACATACGATTTTGAAGATGCTAAGCTAA
- a CDS encoding NAD-dependent epimerase/dehydratase family protein, with amino-acid sequence MTHIDKSKPVMITGATGYVAGWLLKKLLKKGITVHAAVRNPEDEEKLVFLNELAVNSPGKIKYFKSDLLNYGSYAQAMEGCELVFHTASPFALDVNDPVKDLIEPAQLGTRNVLEQANNTLSVKRVVLTSSCAAIFGDNADLMQTPNHIFTEEIWNTSSTPKHNPYSYSKTLAEKEAWHIHDKQSRWDLVVINPSLVLGPAVNPLVNSSESFKIIKQFGDGTFKTGVPKLGFGIVDVRDLAFAHYQAGFVPEAKGRHIVSGHNTFFLAMAKTLLPRYGNKYPIPQKEVSKWLIWFIGPMLNKALTRKFISRNVGYPWIGDNSKSKTALGVSYRPLVETMTDTFQQLIDNKIL; translated from the coding sequence ATGACGCATATAGATAAATCCAAACCGGTAATGATAACAGGGGCAACGGGATATGTGGCCGGTTGGCTGCTCAAAAAATTGCTTAAAAAGGGTATCACTGTCCATGCAGCAGTCCGGAATCCGGAAGACGAGGAAAAACTGGTTTTTTTAAATGAACTGGCCGTAAATTCGCCCGGTAAAATAAAATATTTTAAATCGGATTTATTAAATTATGGCTCTTATGCCCAAGCTATGGAAGGGTGCGAATTGGTATTTCACACGGCTTCCCCTTTTGCGTTGGACGTAAATGATCCGGTAAAAGATTTGATTGAACCGGCACAGCTGGGTACCCGGAATGTATTGGAACAAGCCAATAACACCCTCTCTGTAAAGCGGGTAGTGCTAACCAGCAGTTGTGCTGCTATTTTTGGCGATAATGCTGATCTGATGCAAACGCCCAATCATATTTTTACCGAAGAAATTTGGAACACGAGCTCAACACCAAAGCATAATCCCTACTCCTATTCAAAAACATTGGCCGAAAAAGAAGCCTGGCACATCCACGATAAGCAGTCACGTTGGGATCTGGTAGTTATCAACCCGTCCCTTGTATTGGGGCCGGCCGTAAACCCGCTGGTCAATTCCTCGGAAAGCTTTAAGATTATCAAGCAATTCGGCGACGGAACTTTTAAAACAGGAGTGCCTAAACTGGGTTTTGGTATTGTTGATGTTCGCGATTTGGCTTTTGCCCATTATCAGGCAGGTTTTGTGCCCGAGGCCAAGGGACGACACATCGTATCAGGCCATAACACCTTCTTTTTAGCGATGGCCAAAACCTTGCTACCCAGATACGGCAACAAATATCCCATCCCCCAAAAGGAAGTTTCCAAATGGTTGATTTGGTTCATAGGCCCAATGCTAAACAAAGCCTTGACTCGTAAATTTATATCCCGCAACGTGGGATATCCCTGGATAGGAGACAATAGTAAAAGTAAAACGGCTCTTGGTGTAAGTTATCGTCCGCTGGTAGAAACCATGACGGATACTTTTCAGCAGCTCATTGATAATAAAATATTGTAA
- a CDS encoding uracil-DNA glycosylase family protein, producing the protein MENLLQQIKKCCICKDYLPLGCKPILTAHRDSKIVIVGQAPGIKVHESGIPWADKSGDNLRKWLKVSEEQFYDTRLFAIIPMGFCYPGKGKSGDLPPRKECAPQWHEQLFRYMKNVKLVLLVGQYAQKYYLKENTAKNLTETVKQYKHYLPQYFPLPHPSPLNNRWQKKNPWFNKEVLPALSEHVAHILNAEN; encoded by the coding sequence ATGGAAAATCTATTACAACAAATAAAAAAATGCTGTATATGTAAGGATTACCTTCCACTCGGTTGTAAGCCAATTTTAACAGCTCATCGCGATAGTAAAATTGTGATAGTGGGGCAGGCGCCAGGTATTAAAGTGCATGAGTCGGGTATTCCATGGGCCGATAAAAGTGGCGATAACCTGCGAAAGTGGTTAAAGGTAAGTGAAGAGCAATTTTACGATACCCGTCTTTTTGCCATCATACCCATGGGTTTTTGTTATCCCGGCAAAGGAAAAAGCGGTGATTTACCACCCCGGAAGGAATGTGCCCCTCAATGGCACGAACAGTTGTTTAGGTATATGAAAAATGTAAAATTAGTACTACTGGTAGGCCAGTATGCGCAAAAATATTATTTAAAAGAAAACACAGCTAAAAACCTAACCGAAACCGTAAAGCAATACAAACACTATTTGCCCCAATATTTTCCTTTGCCTCACCCGTCGCCATTGAACAACCGATGGCAAAAGAAAAATCCATGGTTTAACAAGGAGGTGTTGCCTGCCTTATCGGAACATGTGGCCCATATTTTAAACGCCGAAAATTAA